GATCACCGTACGGCCCGCACCGGGTGCCGTCCACGACCCGCCTTGGCGCGGTGCGTGATTCGAGCCGCCGGTATCGGCATCCGCGCTCTCAGTATTCGATGTGCTCGGCCACCAGCCGGTCGGCCACCGTGCGCTCGGCCGCGGCGATCAGCGGACGCAGGGCGTCGGCGCACGCCTCCGCGGTGACCGGGACGATCTCGACCTCGGCGCGGGTGCGGACGGCGTACCGGCCGTCACCGGCCACGTCGATCCAGCACAGCACGCCGATCGGCTGGGGTTCCCCGGCCGGGTCGTCGCCGCGGCCCATCCGCACCGAGACGACGATCTGGCCGATGCCGTCCCGGGGCTGCCGCAGCAGCCGGCGCATCATCGCGGAGGTGGTGGGCCCGGAGACCGGCACGGTGACCAGATCACGGCTGTCCTCCCGCACCCGTTCCACCGGGGCGGTGTAGCGGGGTCCGGTGCCGGGCGGATATTCCGGCAGCAGTGACACCACGCGGGCCGCGAGCGCGGTGGCGTGGCCGGCGAACACCCGGATGTCGTCGCCGCGATCGGGGCGCACGTGCGGGCGCTGCGCGGCGACCACCATCACCTCGCCGGATACCGTGCCCAGCACCCGGACCGGCAGCGCGTGGGCGCCGTGGCCCTGTTCGCCGTACACCTCGACCCGAATCGCCGGTCGGGCCAGCACCCGCAGCGCCGCCTGCAGATCCGCGTCCAGGGCGTGGTCGCGCCAGGCGAGCAGCTCCGGCAGCTGTGCGGCGCGCTCGTCGGTGTCGCGCGCGCCGGACC
This DNA window, taken from Nocardia sp. BMG111209, encodes the following:
- a CDS encoding ESX secretion-associated protein EspG, whose translation is MPAGPALVKWTLTPDRFALAWECTGGDRIPYPLAVRSGARDTDERAAQLPELLAWRDHALDADLQAALRVLARPAIRVEVYGEQGHGAHALPVRVLGTVSGEVMVVAAQRPHVRPDRGDDIRVFAGHATALAARVVSLLPEYPPGTGPRYTAPVERVREDSRDLVTVPVSGPTTSAMMRRLLRQPRDGIGQIVVSVRMGRGDDPAGEPQPIGVLCWIDVAGDGRYAVRTRAEVEIVPVTAEACADALRPLIAAAERTVADRLVAEHIEY